From Hydra vulgaris chromosome 15, alternate assembly HydraT2T_AEP, one genomic window encodes:
- the LOC136091966 gene encoding uncharacterized protein LOC136091966, producing MTQQNIDGASRCLQSESITIEEEVILIQQLLDDLGCIRSSWNCILTDAKLVAGNLGFDREFKFKRTRRVKKLHEEPLNTENYLDDTEKNFEVNIFNVALDHIILQIQSRFNVVKKVSSQFSFIWLQSEDPSLYDDKARQHAKFYSNDVKEDDLVEENCHFDRLKASSLFNKGNSLNLLNQIYSNGLQPIFPSICILLRIFHTMPISVAEGERSFSKLKIIKCTAKCTLTAVSL from the coding sequence ATGACACAGCAAAATATTGATGGTGCTAGTCGATGTCTGCAGTCGGAGTCAATCACCATTGAAGAAGAAGTTATCCTCATTCAACAACTTCTAGATGACCTAGGTTGCATTCGTTCGTCGTGGAATTGTATATTGACTGACGCAAAGCTAGTGGCTGGAAACCTAGGCTTTGATagagaatttaaatttaaacgcaCAAGAAGAGTGAAAAAACTCCACGAGGAACCATTAAATACAGAAAACTACCTCGACGATACAGAAAAGAATTTTgaagtaaatattttcaacGTGGCATTGGACCACATAATTCTACAAATTCAATCAAGGTTTAATGTGGTGAAAAAGGTTTCTTCTCAGTTTTCCTTTATCTGGCTTCAGTCTGAAGACCCTTCTTTATATGATGACAAAGCTCGTCAACATGCGAAATTCTATTCAAATGACGTTAAAGAAGATGATCTTGTTGAGGAAAATTGTCACTTTGACCGGTTGAAAGCATCTTCCTTGTTCAATAAAGGCAACTCTCTcaatcttttaaatcaaatatattccaACGGCTTGCAACCAATTTTCCCGTCGATATGCATACTTTTGCGCATCTTTCACACAATGCCAATATCCGTTGCAGAGGGTGAAAGATCTTTTAGTAAACTTAAGATTATAAAATGTACGGCAAAATGTACATTGACTGCGGtaagtttgtaa